A single region of the Peptostreptococcaceae bacterium genome encodes:
- a CDS encoding peptidoglycan DD-metalloendopeptidase family protein: protein MVKKVYTHDVNLLKYMEEQKGIVAVKKMELETNKLRLVNSRSNKEAKAENLVVSRGNLSREKDALVQNKVELEKAVDELNALAKKIEEEIRRKQSDAEYAGGIMTWPAPGYTRITSMFGYRIHPILKTKKMHTGIDIGVPANSSIVAAQSGTVIAAGYNGGYGKIVMIDHGGGIVTLYAHNNTLLVKEGDKVAKGQAISKSGSTGLSTGPHLHFEVRENGEYVNPVPWVKGN, encoded by the coding sequence ATGGTGAAAAAGGTATATACTCACGATGTAAACCTTCTAAAGTATATGGAAGAGCAGAAGGGAATTGTTGCAGTCAAGAAGATGGAGCTGGAAACAAACAAGCTACGGCTTGTGAATTCAAGAAGCAACAAGGAAGCGAAGGCGGAAAACCTTGTGGTATCCAGAGGGAACCTCAGTAGAGAAAAGGATGCCCTGGTTCAAAACAAGGTTGAGCTTGAAAAAGCTGTAGATGAATTGAACGCCCTGGCTAAAAAAATAGAGGAAGAAATACGAAGGAAACAATCGGATGCTGAGTATGCCGGAGGCATAATGACATGGCCGGCACCGGGGTACACGCGTATAACTTCCATGTTTGGTTACAGGATTCATCCCATACTTAAGACTAAGAAGATGCATACGGGAATAGACATAGGCGTGCCCGCAAACTCTTCAATTGTGGCTGCTCAAAGCGGGACTGTAATTGCCGCAGGATATAACGGAGGCTATGGAAAGATTGTCATGATAGATCATGGAGGGGGCATAGTTACTCTGTATGCCCACAACAATACATTATTGGTTAAAGAAGGGGACAAGGTTGCAAAGGGACAAGCCATAAGCAAGTCCGGAAGCACAGGATTGTCCACCGGACCTCATCTCCATTTTGAAGTCAGGGAAAACGGCGAGTATGTCAATCCGGTTCCTTGGGTTAAAGGAAACTGA
- the uvrB gene encoding excinuclease ABC subunit UvrB: METCFCCFFVGGIQVGRFKIVSDYRPKGDQPKAIEGLVESLSSNDKYRTLLGVTGSGKTFTIANVIEKVQRPTLVIAHNKTLAAQLCSEFKEFFPENAVEFFVSYYDYYQPEAYLAHSDTYIEKDANINDEIDKLRHSATAALSERRDVIIVASVSCIYGLGDPIDYNKMVLSVRPGMVMSRNDIVRRLVDIQYDRNDISFERNTFRVRGDTIEVFPASSNEKAIRIEFFGDEIDRITEVSALTGQVLGVRSHAAIFPASHHVTSREKIEKAIVKIEKELKERHDYFISREQFVEAQRIRQRTMYDMEMLREIGFCNGIENYSRHLSGRKEGERPFTLMDYFPEDMLVVVDESHVSLPQIRAMYAGDRSRKQNLVDYGFRLPSALDNRPLNFGEFETLAKQIICVSATPAPYEREKSKRIVEQIIRPTGLLDPKISIRPIDGQIDDLISEINIRIKKKQRTLVTTLTKKMAEKLTEYLAETGIKVRYMHSDIDTLERIEIIRELRIGSFDVLVGINLLREGLDLPEVTLVAILDADKEGFLRSETALVQTIGRASRNVEGSVIMYADRITRSMNLAIKETDRRRKTQAEHNKKHGITPSTIKKNVRELIGATKVADSEAVFDMEAKINRDELVSIIKNLKKEMKSAAKALEFERAAEIRDRVTELEKKL; encoded by the coding sequence ATGGAGACATGTTTCTGTTGCTTTTTTGTAGGAGGAATACAAGTGGGTAGATTCAAAATTGTTTCAGACTATAGACCGAAGGGAGACCAGCCTAAGGCTATTGAAGGCCTTGTGGAGAGTCTTTCCTCAAATGATAAGTATAGGACGCTTCTAGGCGTTACTGGATCCGGCAAAACATTCACTATAGCCAATGTGATTGAAAAGGTTCAAAGGCCGACACTCGTAATAGCGCATAATAAAACCCTGGCTGCGCAGCTATGTAGCGAATTCAAAGAATTTTTTCCTGAAAATGCGGTCGAGTTTTTTGTTAGCTACTACGACTATTATCAGCCGGAGGCCTATTTAGCGCATAGCGACACATATATAGAGAAGGATGCCAATATAAACGATGAAATAGATAAGCTTAGACATTCAGCAACCGCAGCGCTTTCCGAAAGGCGCGATGTAATAATAGTTGCGAGCGTATCTTGTATATATGGCCTCGGGGATCCCATTGACTATAACAAGATGGTTCTTTCTGTTCGTCCCGGAATGGTAATGAGCAGAAACGATATAGTAAGAAGGCTTGTAGACATTCAATATGACAGAAACGATATAAGCTTTGAAAGGAACACATTTAGGGTGAGGGGAGACACTATAGAGGTTTTTCCGGCATCTTCAAATGAAAAAGCCATAAGAATAGAGTTTTTCGGGGATGAAATTGATAGGATAACGGAAGTGAGCGCATTGACAGGGCAGGTGTTAGGCGTACGAAGCCATGCAGCCATATTTCCTGCCTCTCACCATGTGACAAGTAGAGAAAAGATAGAAAAAGCTATTGTAAAAATAGAGAAAGAGCTTAAGGAACGCCATGACTATTTCATAAGCAGAGAGCAGTTCGTCGAGGCGCAGCGAATTCGGCAGAGAACCATGTACGACATGGAGATGCTTAGGGAGATTGGATTTTGTAATGGAATAGAGAACTACTCTAGACATCTTTCGGGCAGAAAGGAAGGGGAGAGGCCCTTCACATTGATGGACTATTTCCCCGAAGACATGCTGGTTGTGGTTGACGAGTCGCATGTCAGCCTTCCACAGATAAGGGCGATGTATGCCGGCGACCGTTCGCGCAAGCAGAACCTGGTTGACTATGGCTTCCGCTTGCCTTCTGCCCTTGACAACAGGCCACTAAATTTTGGCGAATTCGAAACGCTGGCCAAGCAGATTATCTGCGTAAGCGCCACACCGGCTCCCTATGAAAGAGAAAAAAGCAAAAGAATAGTGGAGCAGATAATAAGGCCTACAGGTCTTCTTGACCCGAAAATAAGTATTAGGCCGATTGATGGGCAAATCGACGATTTGATAAGTGAGATAAATATAAGGATAAAGAAGAAACAGCGAACGCTTGTGACAACACTTACGAAAAAAATGGCAGAGAAGCTTACAGAATACCTTGCGGAAACGGGTATAAAGGTAAGATACATGCATTCGGATATTGATACTCTTGAACGTATTGAGATAATAAGGGAATTGCGAATTGGAAGCTTTGATGTTTTGGTAGGAATAAACCTTTTGAGAGAGGGTCTTGATTTGCCGGAGGTCACATTGGTGGCAATACTTGACGCGGACAAGGAAGGGTTTTTGAGATCGGAGACAGCGCTTGTGCAAACAATTGGGAGGGCTTCAAGGAATGTCGAGGGCTCGGTCATAATGTATGCAGATAGGATAACCAGGTCTATGAATCTTGCAATAAAGGAAACGGACAGGCGTAGAAAGACCCAAGCGGAACACAATAAAAAGCATGGAATAACCCCGAGCACAATCAAAAAAAATGTGCGTGAGCTTATAGGGGCAACCAAAGTCGCCGATTCTGAAGCTGTTTTTGATATGGAAGCAAAAATAAACCGGGATGAATTGGTATCAATAATTAAAAACTTGAAGAAGGAAATGAAGTCTGCTGCAAAAGCGCTTGAATTTGAGCGTGCTGCAGAAATAAGAGACCGCGTGACCGAACTTGAAAAGAAATTGTAG
- the uvrC gene encoding excinuclease ABC subunit UvrC — translation METLKEIVNKAPLDPGVYLMKNANGRIIYVGKAKVLRKRLKQYVSSGHLEPKVRAMMDHVRDIEYIITDSEVEALVLELNFIKEEKPPYNIMLKDDKSYPYIKVTLNEEYPRVIKTRNVKKDGARYFGPYPSTGYVNLMVNLINDSFPIKKCARKLGKEGQRPCLNYHINRCMGPCRKNADTEGYDDLIKSIIRIIEGKSADLLKELKSKMAENAENMEFEKAAKKRDQIKAVEYIHENQKVIFDKPLDQDYIAMARQDETACFMIFYIREGRLVGKDHYIIEDLLERELGEMLELFITQYYAGSSYVPKEILAKKYPNGKELLEKWLSGKRGGKTILLRPQRGNKSKLLKMAEKNAMEILSKRSEKEKELAVKRRRIEEKLQNVLGIETDIKRIESYDISNISGVYSVGSMVVFEGAEPAKRSYRRFRIRTVDQVDDYKSMQEVLYRRFKNGLGERDALEKSDIKLGGKFSDFPDMLFIDGGLGHVHAALTVLDAFGLNIPVVGMKKDSKHNTESLVFKNETREIKKDRELLKFISRVQDETHRFAIDYHKKLRGNALTKSVLDDIKGVGEKRKVALFKAFGSVDAIKEADIDALSAVKEINRQTAEAIADYFKKQGHSAL, via the coding sequence ATGGAAACATTGAAAGAAATTGTAAATAAAGCACCCCTTGACCCCGGCGTATATCTAATGAAAAATGCGAACGGGAGAATCATATATGTTGGCAAGGCCAAGGTTCTCAGGAAGCGTCTGAAGCAGTATGTGAGCAGTGGGCATCTCGAACCCAAGGTAAGAGCCATGATGGACCATGTAAGGGACATAGAATATATAATAACCGACAGCGAGGTCGAGGCTCTTGTTTTGGAGCTTAATTTTATAAAGGAGGAAAAGCCTCCATACAATATAATGCTTAAGGACGACAAATCTTATCCTTATATAAAAGTGACCTTGAATGAGGAATATCCAAGGGTCATCAAGACGAGAAATGTTAAGAAGGACGGCGCTAGATATTTCGGACCATATCCGAGCACCGGCTATGTCAATCTAATGGTTAATTTGATAAACGACAGCTTTCCTATAAAAAAATGCGCAAGAAAGCTTGGCAAGGAAGGGCAGAGGCCTTGTCTTAATTATCATATAAACAGATGCATGGGTCCTTGCAGAAAGAATGCGGACACCGAAGGTTACGATGATTTAATAAAAAGCATAATCAGAATAATCGAGGGCAAATCAGCTGACCTGTTAAAGGAATTGAAAAGCAAAATGGCTGAGAATGCGGAGAACATGGAATTCGAGAAGGCCGCGAAAAAAAGAGATCAGATTAAAGCCGTGGAATACATCCACGAAAACCAAAAAGTAATCTTTGATAAACCACTGGATCAGGACTATATAGCAATGGCAAGGCAGGATGAAACTGCCTGTTTCATGATTTTCTATATAAGAGAAGGCCGCCTGGTGGGGAAAGACCACTATATTATAGAGGATCTTCTCGAAAGGGAGCTCGGAGAGATGCTTGAGCTGTTCATTACGCAGTACTATGCGGGCTCATCGTATGTGCCTAAGGAGATTCTTGCTAAAAAGTATCCAAACGGAAAGGAACTTCTTGAAAAATGGTTGTCCGGCAAAAGAGGCGGGAAAACAATATTGCTGCGTCCCCAGCGCGGGAATAAATCAAAGTTGCTTAAGATGGCTGAAAAAAATGCCATGGAGATATTGTCGAAACGGTCGGAAAAAGAAAAGGAATTAGCGGTCAAACGCCGACGAATTGAGGAAAAGCTTCAAAATGTGCTTGGAATTGAAACGGATATCAAGCGGATAGAATCCTATGACATATCCAATATTTCAGGAGTATATTCTGTCGGATCAATGGTTGTTTTCGAGGGCGCGGAGCCGGCGAAGAGGTCATACAGGCGCTTCCGAATAAGAACGGTGGATCAGGTTGACGACTATAAAAGCATGCAGGAAGTATTGTACAGGAGGTTCAAGAATGGCCTAGGAGAGAGGGATGCGCTCGAAAAGAGTGATATAAAACTAGGAGGCAAGTTTTCGGATTTCCCCGACATGCTCTTTATAGATGGAGGATTGGGACATGTACATGCGGCCCTGACTGTTCTTGATGCTTTCGGATTGAACATTCCCGTTGTTGGAATGAAAAAAGATTCTAAGCATAATACCGAGAGTCTGGTTTTTAAAAACGAGACGCGGGAAATAAAAAAAGACAGAGAACTTTTGAAGTTTATTTCACGCGTGCAGGATGAGACTCATCGTTTCGCAATCGATTACCATAAGAAGCTTAGGGGCAATGCACTGACAAAATCGGTTCTTGACGATATTAAGGGTGTTGGTGAAAAAAGGAAGGTAGCGCTTTTCAAAGCATTTGGTTCGGTAGATGCAATAAAGGAAGCGGATATCGATGCTTTATCTGCGGTGAAGGAAATCAATCGACAAACGGCGGAAGCCATAGCGGATTATTTCAAAAAACAAGGACACTCGGCGCTTTAG
- the uvrA gene encoding excinuclease ABC subunit UvrA, which produces MSKNYIEVKGAKEHNLKNIDVKIPRDKLVVITGLSGSGKSSLAFDTIYAEGQRRYVESLSAYARQFLGQMEKPDVEYIEGLSPAISIDQKTTSRNPRSTVGTVTEVYDYLRLLYARVGIPHCPVCGIEISQQSIDQIVDKVMELEEDTRIQILSPIVRGKKGEHKKELERIKKEGFVRVRIDGEILEITDEIELDKKKKHSIEIIIDRLIIREGVESRLSDSIETALGFTEGLVIVNLLKGEDMIFNTKFSCPEHGQGIAEMEPRMFSFNTPYGACPKCNGIGYELKVDPDLVVPNKKLTLKEGAVDPISTSGEGTYYVQMIESLARDHGADMDMPFYRLPEKFAKELLYGSGSRNIEFTYESRYGGFRKYSAPFEGMINNLERRYKETNSDYMRKKIEEYMSMIKCDACNGDRLKRESLSVTVGGLNISEVTRFSIREGVSFFKGLSLSDKNSKIAEQILKEILDRLEFLENVGLDYLTLSRAAGTLSGGESQRIRLATQIGSGLVGVLYILDEPSIGLHQKDNAMLLKTLRDLTDIGNTLIVVEHDEETIRFADYVIDIGPGAGEHGGYIMAEGTPEEVINNPNSITGQYLSGVKKIDIPKKRRIPDSRFIEVKGAGENNLKDIDVKFPLKVFTCVTGVSGSGKSSLINEILYKSAAAKIHRAKKKPGKHEGISGLEYIDKVIEIDQSPIGRTPRSNPATYTGVFDPIRDIFASLPDSKMRGYKKGRFSFNVKGGRCEACKGDGIIKIEMHFLPDVYVECDVCKGKRYNRETLEIKYKGMNISEILDMTVEEALHFFENIPKIQKKLETLYEVGLGYIRLGQPSTQLSGGEAQRIKLASELSKRGTGSTLYILDEPTTGLHMADVHKLISVIERLVKSGNTVIIIEHNFDVIKSADYIIDLGPEGGYRGGRVIAQGTPEEVAECKNSYTGQYLKKVLAKTGK; this is translated from the coding sequence ATGTCAAAAAATTATATTGAAGTAAAGGGCGCAAAGGAGCACAACCTTAAAAATATAGATGTGAAAATTCCGAGGGACAAGCTTGTTGTTATTACAGGCCTTAGCGGCTCGGGGAAGTCTTCGTTGGCTTTCGATACCATATACGCTGAGGGACAGAGACGGTATGTCGAGAGTCTTTCCGCATATGCAAGACAGTTTCTTGGACAAATGGAGAAGCCTGATGTGGAGTATATAGAGGGATTGTCCCCAGCGATTTCTATTGATCAGAAGACTACATCCAGAAATCCAAGATCTACCGTAGGAACGGTAACGGAAGTTTATGACTATCTAAGACTCCTTTATGCAAGGGTAGGCATACCCCATTGTCCTGTATGCGGAATCGAAATTTCGCAGCAGTCAATCGACCAGATAGTTGACAAGGTAATGGAGCTTGAAGAGGATACACGTATACAGATTCTTTCACCTATTGTAAGAGGCAAAAAAGGCGAGCATAAAAAAGAACTTGAGAGAATAAAAAAGGAAGGTTTTGTGCGCGTAAGAATAGACGGAGAAATTCTTGAGATTACCGATGAAATTGAACTCGACAAAAAAAAGAAACACTCAATTGAGATAATAATCGACCGCCTAATCATACGTGAAGGAGTAGAGTCGAGACTTAGCGATTCAATAGAAACAGCCTTGGGATTTACCGAAGGGCTGGTAATAGTCAATCTTCTTAAGGGAGAAGACATGATATTCAATACCAAATTTTCATGCCCTGAACACGGACAGGGAATAGCGGAGATGGAGCCGAGGATGTTTTCATTCAACACCCCCTATGGAGCGTGCCCTAAGTGCAATGGCATAGGCTATGAACTGAAGGTTGACCCGGATCTTGTTGTTCCAAACAAGAAGCTTACACTGAAGGAAGGGGCAGTAGACCCGATTTCGACAAGCGGGGAGGGCACATATTATGTTCAAATGATAGAGAGTCTCGCTAGGGACCACGGGGCGGACATGGATATGCCGTTTTACAGGCTTCCTGAGAAGTTTGCAAAGGAATTGCTCTACGGAAGCGGAAGCAGAAATATCGAATTCACATATGAAAGCCGCTACGGAGGGTTCAGAAAATACAGTGCTCCCTTCGAGGGAATGATAAATAACCTTGAGAGAAGATATAAGGAAACTAATTCTGACTACATGCGCAAAAAAATCGAGGAATACATGAGCATGATCAAGTGCGATGCATGCAACGGCGACAGGCTTAAAAGGGAATCACTTTCGGTAACAGTTGGTGGACTTAATATTTCTGAGGTTACCCGTTTTTCTATAAGGGAGGGCGTATCGTTTTTTAAGGGGCTTAGCCTTAGCGACAAGAACAGTAAGATAGCCGAGCAGATATTAAAGGAGATTCTTGACAGGCTTGAGTTTCTTGAAAATGTAGGGCTTGATTATCTGACTCTATCGAGAGCAGCAGGAACACTCTCCGGAGGAGAATCACAAAGAATAAGACTTGCAACGCAGATAGGATCGGGACTTGTAGGGGTTCTTTACATCCTCGATGAACCTAGCATAGGCCTTCATCAAAAGGACAACGCTATGCTTCTTAAGACACTTAGGGATCTTACGGACATTGGTAACACGCTGATTGTTGTTGAGCATGATGAAGAGACAATAAGGTTTGCCGACTATGTGATAGATATAGGCCCCGGAGCAGGAGAACACGGGGGATACATTATGGCTGAGGGTACACCGGAAGAGGTTATAAACAATCCCAATTCAATAACCGGGCAATACCTTAGCGGTGTGAAAAAAATAGATATTCCGAAAAAGAGGCGCATTCCGGATAGCAGATTTATAGAAGTAAAGGGCGCAGGCGAAAACAACCTCAAGGACATAGATGTCAAGTTTCCGCTAAAGGTTTTCACCTGTGTTACGGGTGTTTCCGGGTCCGGTAAAAGCAGCCTAATAAATGAAATACTCTACAAAAGCGCTGCCGCTAAAATACACAGGGCGAAGAAGAAGCCCGGAAAACACGAAGGAATATCGGGGCTTGAGTATATAGACAAAGTGATAGAAATAGATCAATCGCCAATAGGAAGGACCCCAAGGTCTAATCCGGCGACATATACGGGGGTTTTCGATCCGATCCGGGACATATTTGCAAGCCTGCCTGACTCAAAAATGCGGGGCTACAAGAAGGGAAGATTCAGTTTCAATGTTAAGGGTGGTCGATGCGAGGCATGCAAAGGAGACGGTATAATCAAGATTGAAATGCACTTTCTTCCCGATGTTTATGTAGAATGCGATGTGTGCAAAGGTAAAAGGTACAACAGGGAAACCTTGGAAATAAAATACAAGGGAATGAACATTTCGGAAATTCTTGATATGACTGTTGAAGAAGCGCTGCATTTCTTCGAGAATATCCCCAAAATACAAAAGAAGTTGGAAACCCTTTATGAAGTTGGTCTTGGATATATCCGTCTGGGACAACCATCGACACAGCTCTCGGGAGGAGAAGCCCAAAGAATCAAGCTTGCATCCGAACTGAGCAAGCGTGGCACCGGAAGCACTCTTTATATACTTGATGAGCCTACCACGGGACTGCACATGGCAGATGTGCACAAGCTGATAAGCGTGATAGAACGATTGGTTAAATCAGGAAACACGGTCATCATCATAGAGCATAATTTCGATGTAATCAAATCAGCGGATTATATAATCGACCTTGGGCCCGAAGGCGGATACAGGGGAGGAAGAGTAATAGCGCAGGGAACGCCTGAAGAGGTGGCTGAATGCAAGAATTCCTATACAGGACAGTACTTGAAGAAGGTGCTTGCGAAAACGGGAAAATAA
- a CDS encoding transposase produces MTFLFIVEKIHPPTVCPHCMSGAEYIVKHGKRERYVRDISINGHPVDLLILHGRYKCKSCGKTFYETIECIDGFSRMTNRFKTTITSECFRKPFLQVAKDCDVSHTTAMRVFDESMHSLDLNRKIYTPKVLVINRLFINRELLTLFCDPEAELLLDINRDIGDPRNTSFLDIMEPNYNNIIFADPMYIQSRMLHNRYPEATIVLDRFQVEKFINRIFKCQIRKNLWFKKIKSINLLNEIQYDFVNNQTLENTKLEHPFLRLGSSPLFQSYKILMDLKQIYASATIREAEEKYANWEKMAKRHSNPFYGNLASVIDKLKSELLNYFYYTEYQESIFNIRSLPRILESQTYTTSFEATRGRILFGNSSILNEEEEIRHISLKRPAANPKSSILVRHKTLGVHIPSLIKEIEQGHF; encoded by the coding sequence ATGACTTTTCTTTTTATTGTAGAAAAAATTCATCCTCCCACCGTATGCCCGCATTGCATGAGCGGGGCGGAATACATTGTAAAGCACGGAAAACGCGAACGATACGTCAGGGACATCTCGATAAACGGACATCCAGTCGACTTGCTCATACTTCATGGACGCTACAAGTGCAAGTCATGCGGGAAAACCTTTTATGAAACAATAGAATGCATAGACGGATTCTCAAGAATGACGAACCGCTTCAAAACAACCATTACATCTGAGTGTTTCCGCAAACCATTTCTTCAGGTAGCCAAGGATTGCGATGTGTCCCATACAACTGCTATGCGCGTGTTCGATGAATCAATGCACTCATTGGATTTAAACAGAAAAATTTATACACCGAAAGTTTTGGTCATAAATAGGCTCTTCATAAACCGAGAGCTTTTGACTCTCTTTTGCGACCCCGAGGCCGAACTTCTTCTTGATATAAACAGGGACATAGGCGATCCCCGAAATACATCTTTCCTTGACATAATGGAACCAAATTACAATAACATCATTTTCGCCGATCCTATGTACATACAAAGCAGGATGCTTCACAACCGCTATCCAGAAGCCACTATAGTTCTCGACAGGTTCCAGGTAGAAAAATTCATCAATCGAATATTTAAATGCCAGATAAGAAAAAACCTTTGGTTCAAAAAGATAAAAAGCATTAATCTGTTGAATGAAATACAATATGATTTTGTAAACAACCAGACTCTTGAAAACACTAAGCTTGAACACCCCTTTTTAAGGCTTGGAAGCTCTCCTCTTTTCCAATCATACAAAATACTTATGGACCTGAAACAAATATATGCATCGGCTACCATTCGCGAGGCTGAAGAGAAATACGCTAATTGGGAAAAAATGGCGAAGCGACATTCCAACCCATTTTATGGCAATCTCGCTTCGGTGATAGATAAACTAAAATCAGAACTGCTAAATTATTTCTACTACACCGAATATCAAGAATCCATATTCAATATTCGCAGCCTGCCCCGTATCCTGGAAAGCCAGACATACACAACTTCATTTGAGGCCACAAGAGGAAGAATACTGTTCGGAAATTCAAGCATATTAAACGAGGAAGAAGAAATTCGCCATATAAGTCTCAAACGTCCCGCGGCAAACCCGAAATCCTCAATTCTAGTTCGACACAAAACATTGGGTGTTCATATACCCTCACTCATAAAAGAAATAGAACAAGGACACTTCTAA
- a CDS encoding S41 family peptidase has product MKRMKLLLIILITAAISAIVAVSLDNYLGIRLGTRVVLPVEEAQQYNAMRNKYSKLEYIMDMVETRFYDETNEAALLEGAYKGILDSIDDPYSVYYTSEDYEFIKEINTSSYGGIGVVVTPGDDGKILVISPIEDTPGERKGILPGDKIISVDEIMVFANEIDNAVSRIKGQPGETVILGIEREGFEKLISVEIEREKIVIKVAKSEIIEDDIGYLRLTMFDSKSYTEFKENLDSLKSQGIKGLIIDLRNNPGGDVDECVKIADELLGEQTIVEIDYGDGEVDIETSDEAVKLDIPFVVLANENSASSSEILIGAVQDTESGIIIGETTFGKGVVQVLEPLADGSAVKLTIANYKTPEGRNIHKIGIKPDITVHLPEEISYDSDGNAIDVQLEKALEVIREEIK; this is encoded by the coding sequence ATGAAAAGAATGAAGTTGCTTTTGATAATATTGATTACTGCGGCAATTTCCGCTATAGTTGCTGTTTCTTTAGATAATTACCTTGGAATCAGATTAGGTACGCGTGTGGTTTTGCCGGTAGAGGAAGCTCAGCAATATAATGCAATGCGGAATAAATATTCAAAACTTGAATATATTATGGACATGGTGGAAACACGATTTTATGATGAAACTAACGAGGCCGCTTTGCTTGAAGGTGCATACAAGGGCATTCTAGATTCAATTGATGATCCATATTCCGTTTACTACACATCGGAGGATTACGAGTTTATCAAAGAAATAAACACAAGTAGTTACGGAGGGATAGGTGTTGTTGTAACGCCTGGAGATGATGGCAAAATATTAGTGATATCTCCGATAGAAGATACCCCTGGGGAGCGAAAAGGCATTTTGCCCGGAGACAAAATAATTTCAGTAGACGAAATTATGGTTTTTGCAAATGAAATAGATAATGCGGTCAGCCGCATTAAAGGTCAACCGGGGGAAACTGTGATCCTCGGGATAGAACGCGAAGGTTTCGAGAAATTAATCTCGGTTGAAATAGAAAGGGAAAAAATAGTTATTAAGGTTGCAAAATCAGAAATCATAGAGGATGATATAGGATACCTTAGGCTTACGATGTTTGACTCAAAATCTTATACGGAATTCAAGGAAAATCTTGACAGCCTTAAAAGCCAAGGCATCAAGGGCCTCATTATTGACCTCCGAAACAATCCCGGAGGGGACGTGGATGAATGCGTCAAGATAGCAGATGAGCTCCTAGGAGAACAAACAATCGTTGAAATTGACTACGGAGATGGAGAGGTTGATATAGAAACCTCCGACGAGGCCGTAAAACTGGATATTCCATTCGTAGTTCTTGCAAATGAAAACAGTGCAAGCTCGTCGGAAATACTCATAGGAGCTGTGCAGGACACAGAATCAGGAATTATTATAGGAGAAACCACCTTTGGAAAAGGCGTAGTGCAGGTTCTCGAACCGCTAGCCGATGGTTCTGCCGTAAAATTGACAATTGCCAATTACAAGACGCCGGAAGGCAGAAATATTCATAAAATAGGTATAAAACCGGATATAACGGTGCATTTGCCCGAAGAGATTTCATATGACAGCGATGGCAATGCAATTGATGTGCAACTTGAAAAAGCGCTTGAAGTGATTAGAGAGGAAATAAAATAA
- a CDS encoding AI-2E family transporter yields MPNNKKIRYLNLLPVLLISFLMYRIVNNSDILIKSMHFIISMISPFIWAFAFAYLFNPLMIKIENETGMRRGFAILSIYTVIIGLVIVVLTFVTPQIMNNIGDIFDKMPGYLKATENFFRDNIQNLEILKKYNADSSLEEVLNAILVKINGAFNIETGTAFTIAAFSKALSVTSAFFSFMMGLIISVYMLLDKEDFVNGMKKILYAIFKRNIADEIVEFGSTVNIIFGRYFNGKILDSIIIGIMCFVGLSIMKVEFALLLSIIIGLTNMIPYFGPFFGAIPAVLITLFSNPLQALWVLLFILVLQQFDGLYLGPKILGEKVGLKPFWIILAIVVGGKLFGVMGMLLGAPFTAVIIEFFQRFVNKRLEAKGIEL; encoded by the coding sequence ATGCCAAACAATAAAAAAATAAGGTACTTGAATCTTTTGCCGGTTTTGCTGATTTCTTTCTTAATGTACAGGATAGTAAACAATTCGGACATATTAATAAAGAGTATGCATTTTATTATTTCGATGATTTCTCCTTTCATTTGGGCATTTGCATTTGCGTATCTTTTCAATCCGCTTATGATAAAGATTGAAAACGAAACGGGAATGAGACGGGGGTTTGCGATACTCTCGATTTATACGGTAATCATAGGACTTGTTATTGTAGTACTGACATTTGTAACCCCGCAAATTATGAACAATATTGGGGATATATTCGATAAAATGCCCGGTTATTTGAAAGCCACAGAAAATTTCTTTAGGGATAATATACAAAATCTTGAAATACTGAAAAAGTACAATGCGGATTCCTCTCTCGAAGAAGTACTTAACGCCATACTTGTAAAAATCAACGGAGCATTCAACATTGAAACGGGAACGGCATTTACAATAGCGGCCTTCTCAAAAGCACTCAGTGTGACATCGGCCTTCTTCAGTTTCATGATGGGACTCATTATTTCCGTATACATGTTGCTTGACAAGGAGGATTTTGTAAACGGAATGAAGAAAATACTCTATGCAATTTTTAAAAGAAATATTGCAGACGAGATTGTTGAATTTGGAAGCACTGTAAATATAATCTTTGGAAGATATTTCAATGGCAAGATTCTCGATTCAATCATAATAGGAATAATGTGTTTTGTAGGACTTTCTATCATGAAGGTTGAGTTTGCCCTTTTGCTAAGCATTATCATAGGCTTGACCAACATGATTCCATATTTCGGCCCATTTTTTGGGGCGATTCCGGCAGTTCTGATAACATTATTCAGCAATCCCTTACAGGCACTCTGGGTTTTACTGTTCATATTGGTTCTTCAGCAATTTGACGGCCTTTATCTTGGGCCCAAAATACTTGGTGAAAAGGTAGGGCTGAAACCATTTTGGATAATACTGGCAATTGTAGTTGGGGGAAAATTGTTTGGAGTTATGGGTATGCTTCTGGGAGCGCCTTTTACAGCTGTCATAATAGAGTTCTTTCAGCGTTTTGTAAATAAACGATTGGAAGCCAAAGGAATAGAACTCTAA